The following are encoded together in the Phaseolus vulgaris cultivar G19833 chromosome 9, P. vulgaris v2.0, whole genome shotgun sequence genome:
- the LOC137820359 gene encoding probable gamma-secretase subunit PEN-2, translating into METQNNNPNPNPHHRNSLPSSLPVWPTIDGSLGLSEEESVSYARRFYKFGFALLPLLWAVNCFYFWPVLRHSHSFPRIRPYVVGSAVGFAVFATVLCSWALTFAIGGERLLGPVWDQLVMYNLADRLGLTSWS; encoded by the exons ATGGAGACACAGAACAACAATCCAAACCCTAACCCTCATCATCGGAATTCGCTACCGTCATCGTTGCCGGTGTGGCCAACGATCGATGGGTCGTTGGGGTTGTCGGAGGAAGAATCGGTGAGCTACGCCCGGAGGTTTTACAAGTTTGGCTTCGCTCTTCTCCCTCTTCTTTGGGCCGTCAACTGCTTCTACTTCTGGCCCGTTCTTCGCCACTCTCACTCCTTCCCTCGCATTCGCCCAT ATGTTGTTGGATCAGCAGTTGGGTTTGCAGTGTTTGCAACCGTTCTCTGTTCTTGGGCTCTAACATTTGCCATTGGAGGGGAACGCCTCCTCGGACCTGTTTGGGATCAATTGGTTATGTACAATCTTGCTGATAGGTTAGGCCTAACAAGCTGGAGCTAG
- the LOC137821552 gene encoding germin-like protein subfamily 3 member 4 codes for MKIKSHSSFFLVFLVAITNTHVCLAECDNVKDYCPTSTQPQKQAIFINGLSCENPDSTSAHDFKSQELSKSGSRDDFGSLVKIVTASKFVGLNTLGLAIGRSDIEVDGLVNLHNHPRATEMIYVNQGRLLAAFLNTQNQLFQKTLNAGDVFVIPKGLFHFFLNRGEQVATLFSVFNSQNPGLESLSSLPSESENTLESVQKIKIKLNSLSHSQLHGDSDLTSAVLDIIYDH; via the coding sequence ATGAAGATAAAATCCCATTCTTCCTTCTTCCTCGTGTTTCTTGTAGCCATTACTAACACACATGTTTGTTTAGCTGAATGTGATAACGTGAAAGACTATTGCCCTACAAGTACTCAACCCCAAAAGCAAGCCATATTCATCAATGGCCTCTCCTGTGAGAACCCAGATAGCACAAGTGCCCATGATTTCAAGAGCCAAGAACTAAGCAAATCTGGTTCCAGGGACGATTTTGGTTCGTTAGTTAAAATTGTCACTGCTTCCAAGTTTGTGGGGCTCAACACTCTTGGCCTTGCAATTGGTAGAAGTGACATTGAAGTGGATGGGCTTGTGAACCTCCACAACCACCCCAGAGCCACTGAGATGATCTATGTGAACCAAGGTAGGTTGCTGGCTGCGTTTCTCAACACCCAAAACCAGCTCTTCCAAAAGACTCTCAATGCTGGTGACGTCTTTGTCATCCCCAAGGGCTTGTTCCATTTCTTCCTCAACCGTGGTGAACAAGTTGCAACTTTGTTCTCAGTTTTCAACAGCCAAAATCCAGGGCTAGAATCACTCTCCTCCCTACCCTCTGAATCTGAGAACACACTGGAATCAGTTCAGAAGATAAAGATAAAACTCAATTCACTCTCTCATTCACAACTTCATGGTGATAGTGATTTGACTTCGGCAGTGCTGGATATCATTTATGACCATTAG
- the LOC137821683 gene encoding ras-related protein RABC1-like: MDSSSSPEFEYLFKLLMIGDSGVGKSSLLLCFTSDSFEDLSPTIGVDFKVKYLNMEGKKLKLAIWDTAGQERFRTLTSSYYRGAQGIIMAYDVTRRETFTNLADIWSKEIELYSTNSECIKMLVGNKVDKESDRVVTKKEGIDFARECGCLFIECSAKTRVNVQQCFEELVLKILDTPSLLAEGSKSNKKNIFKDKPSNNATSSCC, from the exons ATGGATTCAAGTTCATCCCCGGAATTCGAATATTTGTTTAAGTTGTTGATGATCGGGGACTCAGGTGTTGGCAAGAGTAGTCTCCTCCTCTGTTTCACCTCTGATTCCTTTGAAGATCTTTCTCCGACAATtg GGGTTGATTTTAAGGTCAAGTATTTAAACATGGAAGGGAAAAAGCTGAAGCTTGCCATTTGGGACACAG CTGGTCAAGAGAGATTCAGAACATTGACGAGTTCTTACTACCGAGGTGCACAAGGGATCATTATGG CTTATGATGTAACTCGGCGGGAAACGTTTACGAATCTCGCTGATATATGGTCAAAGGAAATAGAACTTTATTCAACAAATTCGGAATGCATCAAAATGCTTGTTGGAAACAAAGTGGACAAG GAGAGTGATAGAGTTGTGACCAAGAAAGAAGGAATAGACTTTGCCAGGGAATGTGGTTGCCTATTTATTGAATGCAGTGCTAAAACTCGAGTTAACGTACAACAATGCTTTGAAGAGCTTGTTCTGAAG ATTCTGGATACACCTAGCCTCTTAGCAGAGGGCTCTAAGAGCaataaaaagaacatatttaagGACAAGCCATCCAACAATGCCACAAGTAGTTGTTGCTGA
- the LOC137822305 gene encoding uncharacterized protein translates to MGRASSSNSGESKKGCSRGHWRPSEDETLKKLVKQYGPQNWNFISEYLERRSGKSCRLRWYNQLDPNIIKKPFTEEDEERLLALHKVKGNKWAAIARFFPGKTDNAVKNQFHVLMARRKRERLALSGDTFGHNPLINLNNMQNYKNKGMFATYVSQKPTLWSTLGASSTITSCFGISSVVHRDSNVSSSAREKALFDLDHFSCRSPPTVGSSILGSYYSFTAPGLPSVGKVVPLPHKFSNYSYDHRPIDSNKSCKTIKHARDSSSTLCKFSTTLEPLNLKQKGVSFIDFLGVGSSPNHRHNSHHNVL, encoded by the exons ATGGGAAGAGCTAGCAGCAGCAACAGTGGTGAGAGTAAAAAGGGCTGCAGTAGAGGACATTGGAGACCCTCCGAAGATGAGACACTTAAGAAACTTGTGAAGCAATATGGTCCCCAAAACTGGAACTTTATTTCAGAATATCTAGAACGAAGATCAG GGAAAAGTTGTAGATTGAGATGGTACAATCAGCTAGACCCAAACATCATCAAAAAGCCATTCACCGAAGAGGATGAAGAAAGACTCCTAGCACTGCATAAAGTGAAGGGAAACAAATGGGCTGCAATAGCCAGATTCTTCCCTGGAAAAACTGACAATGCTGTCAAGAATCAGTTCCATGTATTAATGGCCAGAAGGAAGAGGGAGCGTTTGGCACTGTCTGGTGACACATTTGGTCATAATCCTCTAATTAATCTTAATAACATGCAAAACTACAAAAACAAGGGAATGTTTGCCACGTATGTCTCACAGAAACCAACTCTTTGGAGTACATTGGGTGCATCTTCAACCATCACATCATGTTTTGGTATTTCTAGTGTGGTTCACAGAGACTCAAACGTGTCTTCAAGTGCTAGAGAGAAAGCATTGTTTGATTTGGACCATTTTTCTTGTCGTAGTCCTCCAACTGTTGGTTCTTCTATTCTTGGCAGTTACTACAGTTTCACTGCCCCAGGACTTCCTAGTGTTGGCAAGGTTGTTCCCCTTCCACACAAATTTTCAAACTATAGTTATGACCACAGACCTATAGACTCTAACAAAAGTTGCAAAACAATTAAACATGCACGTGATAGCTCCTCCACATTATGCAAGTTCAGTACCACTCTTGAGCCTCTTAATCTCAAGCAAAAGGGTGTTTCCTTCATAGATTTTCTCGGAGTGGGAAGTTCTCCTAATCATCGTCACAATTCACACCATAACGTGCTTTAA
- the LOC137821551 gene encoding probable polygalacturonase, whose amino-acid sequence MESHKTTFPALLLATCKRPSFALIFLLFTLLTFLSLHLPVRPVWLLAAPHPPPHPTTCAAFFRHGPPRKVVRSIQDFGGVGDGTTSNTESFRRAILYMQRFQNRGGGQLNIPAGTWLTGSFNLTSNFTLFLQHGAVILASQDPKEWPIIEALPSYGRGRERLGGRHISLIHGNGISNVVITGQNGTVDGQGKMWWELWWNRTLEHTRGHLLELMNSDNVLISNLTFRNSPFWTIHPVYCRNVVIKGMTILAPLNAPNTDGIDPDSSSNVCIEDNYIESGDDLVAIKSGWDQYGITVAHPCTNIIVRRISGTTPTCSGVGIGSEMSGGISNITIENLHVWDSAAGVRIKSDKGRGGYVANVSISDIRMERVKIPIRFSRGSNDHPDDGWDPKAVPIFKDILVSNVVSINSTKAPVLEGVEGSSFEGLCFKNITLHGVALSTRWRCEYISGFATEVFPVPCLELRNNSYSSWCSPS is encoded by the exons ATGGAATCCCACAAAACAACCTTTCCAGCTCTGCTTCTCGCCACCTGCAAGCGACCCTCCTTCGCCCTCATCTTCCTCCTCTTCACCCTCCTCACCTTTCTCTCCCTCCACCTTCCCGTCAGGCCCGTTTGGCTCCTTGCGGCTCCCCACCCTCCGCCCCATCCCACAACATGCGCCGCCTTCTTCCGCCACGGGCCGCCCAGGAAGGTCGTCAGGTCCATCCAGGACTTCGGCGGCGTCGGCGACGGCACCACTTCCAACACTGAATCGTTCCGGAGGGCGATTCTGTACATGCAGCGCTTCCAGAACCGCGGTGGGGGCCAGCTGAATATCCCCGCTGGAACCTGGCTCACCGGCAGTTTCAATCTCACCAGTAATTTCACGCTTTTTCTTCAACACGGTGCCGTTATTCTCGCTTCACAG GACCCGAAAGAATGGCCGATAATTGAGGCATTGCCATCTTATGGAAGAGGGAGAGAGAGGCTTGGAGGAAGGCATATTAGCCTTATTCATGGAAATGGCATTAGTAATGTTGTTATTACAG GACAAAATGGGACAGTTGATGGTCAAGGAAAGATGTGGTGGGAACTTTGGTGGAACAGAACATTGGAGCATACAAGAGGGCACCTCCTTGAACTAATGAACTCGGATAATGTTCTCATATCAAACCTCACCTTTCGAAATTCTCCTTTTTGGACTATCCATCCTGTTTACTGCAG AAATGTTGTGATCAAAGGGATGACAATCTTGGCCCCCCTTAATGCTCCTAATACTGATGGCATAGACCCAG ACTCAAGTTCAAACGTATGTATTGAAGATAACTACATAGAAAGTGGGGATGATCTCGTTGCCATTAAGAGTGGTTGGGATCAATATGGAATCACGGTGGCACATCCTTGCACAAATATTATAGTGAGGAGAATATCAGGCACTACCCCCACTTGTTCGGGAGTAGGCATAGGTAGTGAAATGTCTGGCGGAATTTCAAATATCACAATTGAGAATTTGCATGTGTGGGATTCTGCAGCTGGTGTTCGGATAAAATCAGACAAAGGCAGAGGAGGCTATGTAGCTAATGTTTCTATAAGTGATATAAGAATGGAGAGAGTCAAGATACCCATTAGGTTCAGTAGAGGTTCAAATGACCATCCTGATGATGGGTGGGATCCAAAAGCTGTTcctatattcaaagatattttGGTAAGTAATGTGGTCAGTATAAATTCAACAAAAGCCCCAGTTTTGGAAGGTGTAGAGGGTTCATCATTTGAAGGCTTATGCTTCAAAAACATTACCCTGCATGGTGTAGCCTTATCCACAAGATGGCGTTGTGAATATATCTCTGGTTTTGCAACCGAGGTTTTCCCTGTTCCTTGTCTCGAGTTGCGGAACAATAGCTATTCATCCTGGTGTTCACCTTCCTGA